The Akkermansia muciniphila genome includes the window CAGCAGGGAGACGGAGGACCGGGGAATGTCCAGCCATGCGGACAGGAAAAGGATGACGGCCCTGTTTGCCTTTCCCTCCACGGGTGGGGCGGCGATGCGGAGTTTAAGCACGCACCCGGCGCGGGGATCGTCCTCCCAGCCCGCGGCCCCGCTCTTTTTTGCGTTGGGGATGACTTTCAGGGCCAGTTTCATGCCGTTTCCGGTCCGGATTCCGTGCGTTGCCTGGCTACCAGGTCCGCGTACCTGACCAGCCCCCCGCCGAACAGGTCCAGGGCGCTCCCCACCGTGGCGTCCATGGCGCCTCCGCTCAGGGCGTCTATCTCGTCAAAATCCCGGATATGGCTGATTCCTCCGGCATAGGTCATGGGCCGGCGGCGCCAGCTGCCCAGCAGCTTCACCAGTTCCCGGTCAATCCCGGTGCAGAGGCCCTCCACGTCCGCCGCATGAATGAGGAACTCCGCGCAGTGCTCCGCCAGCATATCCAGCGTCTGCTCCGTCACCCGGAGCTCCGTCAGGGTCTGCCACCGGTTCATGGCTACGGCCCAGCCGCCCGGAACCCTCCGGCAGCTCAAATCCAGCACCAGATGCTCCGCACCCACGGCGGAGACAAGGTCCTTCAGCTTATCCTGCAAAAACGTTCCCTCCGCGTCAAACAGGCAGGAGGTGACAATCACGTGGCTGGCTCCGGCGGAAATCCATTCCTCCGCATTTTCCGGCACAATGCCGCCGCCCACCTGAAGGCCGCCAGGCCAGGCCGCCAAGGCCTCCCGCGCCGCCAAGTCATTGCCTGGCCCCAGCTTGATCACATGGCCGCCGCCCAGGCCGTCCCGGCGGTACAGCTCCGCATACCATGCAGCGCCGCGGTCGGAAACGAAATTGGTGCGCAGGGAGGCCGCATCCTGCGTCAGGGAGCCGCCCACAATCTGCTTCACCCGCCCGTCATGTAAATCAATGCATGGTCTGAATCTCGTCACCCGGTCACTTTGCCCGGACGGCCCTCCCGCGTCAAGAAGGGATTCCCCTCCCTTGCTCCGGCAGAAACGGGCGCGGAATTTACACAAAACCGGCCCGGGCGTCCGCTCTACCGGGTAACCTCCCCTGAACACCGTTCCAAAAGACCATGAAAAACAATCCTGTAAAAAACCACATTCTTTCCTACTGCGCCGGGAGCGCCCTGTTTACCCTCCTGGCCTTTTCCGCCTCCGTGGCGGAGGCCGGAATCCACATCCACGGAGAAATCCGCCTCCCGGCGGGCGGACAAGCCGCTTTCCTGTATGATTCCGCCGGATTCCCCATCTGGGGCTATGCCCCGTGCGGACGCCCCGTTTACGCCTATTCCCCCGGAGGCGCGCCCATTTATGCCATCAACGGCATTTACCGGGGATGCTACGTTCCCACGTGGAATCCCAGGCCGCACTACCGCGGCCCCATCTGGCCCGCCGGAATCTGCCGGGGGCACCATGCGGCGCACCCCCATTGCGGAACGCCATGCCCGCCACCACGGCCGCACTACCGGCCCTGCCGCCCACGGCCCCCGTACGGCGGGCGCCCGCCCCACTTCCACCGCCGCCGGTAAAACAACGGACGGACGCGGAAACCAAGGCGGAGCAGTCATGAGGCGGCCCGCCTCCCCATCTGCGGGAAGGAAGCGGAGTTACGTTACTCCGGGAAGGAAAGCCCGTACCACCCTTCCCCGATCAGCTTCACCAGCGTGAAGGAATACTCCCCCTTGCGGTTGGGCTCCTTGCTGCGGGAAAGCAGGACGCGCATGCGGAGCATGTCCAGCCCGTCATTGGCGTTCAGCACCCGGTAGGGGGAATGCTCCATTTCCTCATTAATCCTGAACAGCATGAACAGGCGCTTGCCCATCTCCGATTTCCGGGGAACATGCACCATGGGGCGCGCAATGCTGCGCTCTTCCGAACCGTTCATTCCGGGAGCAATCAGCTTGAACGCATAGTCATTCTTGTTTTCGGAAACACGGTCACGGATCATCCACACGCGGAACTCCGCAATATCCTCACCCTTCCCACGCGCAAAATCCTCCCAGTTCACCGGCTGGTAGCGGGCGAACTGCTGCCAGTCCAGCTTCCAAGAGCCATCCTGTTCATCCTTGAAGAAGCAGAATTCCATGTCCGGGGTTCTCTCAAACCCGATCAGGAGCTGGGCGCAGGGAATGCCTTCCACCTCAAGCACGGCAAAGCTCTTAGGCCCCGTGGGCTTGCTGGCAATTACTTCCGGGGGGGAGACGGCGTAATGCCTGACCATCAGGGGGAGGGATTTCAGGGAATTCCACACGAAGGAGGATTTCTGAACTACATCACTGGCGCTCAAATACTTCTGCGCCTCCACCAGGCAATTCTTCAACAGCTCCTGGCGCTCCATGGGAGGAATGTAATGCGGCGTCCAGAAACTGTAGTCCACCTTGTCCTTCAGAGCGGCCTGCAATCCTCCGGACAACATCTCCGGCGTGGCGCATATCCGCGCGGCGGCGCCTGAATCACGGGCCGCCTGGCGCTTCTGAAGCCAGAAGAAAAGACCGCCGAAAAACAGGCCCAGCGCCATCAGGAAGAAAATGACGGAAAGAATGCGGCCCAGCGCGCCGCCCGCCTTGGCGCCGTTCCCGCGCGCGGAAGGGGAAAGGGGTGGCCTATTTTCAGATAAATCACTCATTTTAAAACGGAAGTATCCACAGAAAACAACTGCGGAAGGATGGTCAAACACTACCGGAACGCCAAGGGCAACGCAACGATAAAAAACAGACACATTTTTTTATCCGTTCCGGAGAAAATTGTTTCACATCCACAAGCGGGTGATGTACATTAAACCGGACGAGTTTCAAGAGCTCCCGCCTTACCTTTCACCCCCCCTCTTTTTTAACGCCATGTTTGGATCATTTACCACCGTTCCGGCCCCCAAGGGCAACAAGAATCCTGAATCCACCCCCAGCTGGATGGACGTAGCCAAAAGCCAGGACACTCCCGAACCCGTTGCGGAACCCGTTCCCTCCCCCGCCTCCTACGCCCCCACCACCCGCGTTCAGCAGCTTACCCGCAACGTGCTGAATTCCGATGTGGAAGTAGTAGGCTCCCTGCGTTTTTCCGACGACCTGCTGATTGACGGCACCGTGGAAGGCGACATCTCCTCAGAGGGCGTGCTCTCCGTAGGCCAGAATGCCGTCATCCGTGCGGAAATCAACACCAAGTCCGTCATCATCCACGGCAAGGTCATCGGCAACGTTACAGTTACGGACCGTGTGGAACTGAAGAGCACCGCGGAACTGGTGGGTGACATCCAGGCGGCCTCCCTCGCTATTGAAGGCGGCGCCATCTTCATCGGCCACTCCACGGTAGGAGCCCCCACGGTGGGCACCGCCGGAGCCTCCGCCGCCAAGAAGCCCGCTCCCGTCCATGCCTTCGCCCCGGAACCGGAAACTGCCGTTCCGGCCAGCCAGAGCACGCTGGACATTGACGCGGAATAAAAAGCTTTTAACCAGCCATCTTCAGGGGCGCCAAGGGAACGGACCGTTCTTTTGCCGCCCCTCTTTGTTCCATGAACCCTCCCTTCCAGCCCATTCCGCGAACCAGCAACGCGCCCTCCGGAAAAATCACGCGCCCCGCTCCGGCGCCTCC containing:
- a CDS encoding DUF167 domain-containing protein is translated as MKLALKVIPNAKKSGAAGWEDDPRAGCVLKLRIAAPPVEGKANRAVILFLSAWLDIPRSSVSLLRGESARLKVVELPDGCAEKLARLLPAADAPED
- the hisA gene encoding phosphoribosylformimino-5-aminoimidazole carboxamide ribotide isomerase, with the protein product MTRFRPCIDLHDGRVKQIVGGSLTQDAASLRTNFVSDRGAAWYAELYRRDGLGGGHVIKLGPGNDLAAREALAAWPGGLQVGGGIVPENAEEWISAGASHVIVTSCLFDAEGTFLQDKLKDLVSAVGAEHLVLDLSCRRVPGGWAVAMNRWQTLTELRVTEQTLDMLAEHCAEFLIHAADVEGLCTGIDRELVKLLGSWRRRPMTYAGGISHIRDFDEIDALSGGAMDATVGSALDLFGGGLVRYADLVARQRTESGPETA
- a CDS encoding bactofilin family protein, whose product is MFGSFTTVPAPKGNKNPESTPSWMDVAKSQDTPEPVAEPVPSPASYAPTTRVQQLTRNVLNSDVEVVGSLRFSDDLLIDGTVEGDISSEGVLSVGQNAVIRAEINTKSVIIHGKVIGNVTVTDRVELKSTAELVGDIQAASLAIEGGAIFIGHSTVGAPTVGTAGASAAKKPAPVHAFAPEPETAVPASQSTLDIDAE